In Nymphaea colorata isolate Beijing-Zhang1983 chromosome 3, ASM883128v2, whole genome shotgun sequence, a genomic segment contains:
- the LOC116250709 gene encoding uncharacterized protein LOC116250709 — protein MELLQQKVETWLRGQGSRIRASWPRWGWPWPGGGAKEERRKIQEEYHRRKQQLQNLCRAVRAESLADLQDILCAMVLSECVYKRPASEVVRIVNKFKADFGGQVVSLDRVQPSLDHVPHRYLLAEAGDTLFASFIGTKQYKDIIADANILQGAIFHEDVAEDVEVQEGIQNDQVDAQTIQENPERPLHIGLNTSKMKRSRPAAHRGFLARAKGIPALELYRLAQRKNRKLVLCGHSLGGAVAVLATLAILRVVASSSSSPKENGKVQVKCITFSQPPVGNAALRDYVHRKGWQDYFKTYCIPEDLVPRILSPAYFHHYSSNALQNSVDASFDGATQGKNGLEEAKKVKPKENDEHLILGLGPTPIKTSFWRLSRLVPLEGMRKKIDWFKWGKQESEETSLMSESSLNLTIEEAESAPECLEIQEGSDGISLNPFPKSSKEVSNEVKDGRTTSKSNTSPQSRPWRRVPSLPSYVPFGQLYLLENSSVESLSVSEYSKLTSVRSVITELRERFQSHSMRSYRARFQKIYDSCMYENPPILGMEQLPQFPHLQQWLGLAVAGVVELGHIVEPPVIRTATSIVPLGWNGVPGMKNGQEPLKVDIHGYGLHLCNRFLAQVNGSWCSTTVESSPSISAYLHHGMQSDLQKVRILIGAPLRQPPNQPNVDSLVCGFPSSNESPLDPSFRLTLGSSSEHGNAYTGSLNSFTIHCTSDFFTVSKEVHVRTRRVRLLGLEGAGKTSLYNAIMRQNQQPLATNLDAGQSDSNPQEGVARGLCYSDSVGVNLQDLSNEARHLREELWMGTRYLSRKTDLIVLVHNLSHRIPRYHQPDSADVQPALSLLLNEATEVGVPWVLAITNIFSLSADQKNSAINAVLQAYQASPDMAVAVNSCPYIMPTSATASQTWISTEDGDSRGATTAHRLMLAPINFVRMPFQKKPVVLPVEGVNSLCQLVHRVLLTDEEASFEELARERLYVETLQEQLRAEARKESQDKENSVTAAAVGASLGAGLGLVLAVVMGAASALRKP, from the exons AGGCCTGCTTCAGAAGTAGTTCGTATAGTTAACAAGTTCAAAGCAGATTTTGGTGGCCAAGTTGTCTCTCTAGATCGTGTTCAGCCATCTTTGGATCATGTGCCACATAG GTATTTGTTAGCAGAAGCAGGTGACACCTTGTTTGCTTCTTTTATTGGAACAAAGCAGTACAA GGATATCATTGCCGATGCAAATATACTACAGGGTGCCATATTTCATGAGGATGTTGCTGAAGATGTTGAAGTGCAGGAGGGCATCCAAAATGATCAAGTTGATGCCCAAACCATTCAAGAAAATCCTGAGAGGCCACTGCATATAGGGCTTAACacatcaaaaatgaaaagatcaaGACCAGCTGCACATAGG GGATTTTTAGCTCGTGCAAAAGGAATACCTGCACTTGAGTTGTATAGGCTTGCACAAAGAAAGAACAGGAAACTTGTGCTTTGTGGACATTCACTTGGTGGTGCT GTGGCAGTTCTCGCTACTCTTGCCATATTAAGAGTAGTTGCATCATCTTCGTCTTCACCTAAAGAGAATGGAAAGGTCCAGGTTAAATGTATAACTTTCTCCCAGCCTCCAGTTGGAAATGCTGCACTTAGAGA CTATGTCCATAGGAAGGGATGGCAAGACTACTTCAAGACCTATTGCATTCCAGAAGACTTGGTGCCTCGCATTCTATCTCCTGCATACTTTCATCACTATAGTTCAAATGCATTACAAAACTCAGTGGATGCCTCTTTTGATGGAGCAACCCAAGGAAAGAATGGCCTTGAGGAAGCAAAAAAGGTCAAGCCAAAGGAAAATGATGAGCATTTGATTCTGGGCTTGGGCCCTACTCCTATCAAAACTTCCTTTTGGCGACTCTCTAGGCTTGTGCCTTTGGAGGGTATgcgtaaaaaaattgattggttcAAATGGGGAAAGCAAGAATCTGAGGAAACATCTCTAATGTCTGAGTCGAGCTTAAATTTGACAATTGAGGAAGCAGAGTCGGCACCAGAATGTCTTGAAATACAGGAGGGATCTGATGGTATATCTCTTAATCCTTTTCCTAAATCAAGTAAAGAAGTATCTAATGAAGTGAAAGATGGTCGAACAACCAGTAAAAGCAATACAAGTCCACAATCCCGTCCTTGGAGGAGGGTGCCTTCGTTACCATCATATGTCCCATTTGGTCAG CTTTACTTATTGGAGAATTCGTCTGTGGAGTCACTCTCTGTATCAGAATACTCAAAATTGACATCT GTGAGATCTGTGATCACGGAATTGAGGGAGCGATTCCAGTCACATTCAATGAGATCATATAGAGCACGGTTTCAGAA GATCTATGACTCGTGCATGTATGAGAATCCTCCCATTTTGGGAATGGAACAACTGCCACAGTTTCCACATCTACAACAATGGCTTGGCCTTGCAGTTGCTGGTGTGGTTGAACTTGGACATATAGTTGAGCCCCCAGTTATCCGGACAGCAACATCAATTGTTCCACTTGGGTGGAATGGTGTTCCAGGAATGAAGAATGGGCAAGAACCTTTGAAAGTTGATATACATGGTTATGGATTGCATCTCTGCAATCGGTTTCTAGCCCAAGTAAATGGTAGCTG GTGTTCAACTACAGTGGAATCATCACCTTCAATATCAGCATACTTGCATCACGGCATGCAATCTGATTTACAAAAGGTGCGCATCTTAATTGGTGCTCCACTTAGACAGCCACCAAATCAGCCGAATGTTGACTCTTTAGTTTGTGGGTTtccatcatcaaatgaatctcctCTGGATCCCTCCTTCAGACTTACTCTTGGGTCCAGTTCTGAGCATGGGAATGCATATACTGGAAGTTTAAATAGTTTTACCATACATTGTACCAGTGACTTCTTCACTGTCTCGAAGGAGGTTCATGTTAGAACTCGTAGAGTTCGCTTACTTGGTCTGGAG GGGGCTGGTAAGACTTCATTATATAATGCTATTATGAGACAGAATCAGCAGCCTCTTGCTACTAATCTTGATGCTGGACAGTCCGACTCAAATCCTCAAGAAGGAGTAGCTCGGGGATTGTGTTATTCAGACTCGGTAGGAGTAAACTTGCAG GACTTGAGCAATGAAGCTAGGCATCTAAGAGAGGAATTATGGATGGGAACTCGTTATCTTAGTAGGAAAACTGATCTTATTGTTCTTGTGCATAACTTATCACACAGGATTCCTCGGTATCACCAACCAGATTCTGCAGATGTCCAACCTGcactttctcttcttttaaaCGAGGCAACGGAAGTTGGGGTCCCATGGGTTCTTGCCattacaaatatattttcacTGAGTGCTGATCAGAAAAATTCAGCCATTAACGCAGTACTTCAAGCATATCAGGCATCTCCAGACATGGCTGTAGCTGTCAATTCATGCCCTTATATTATGCCAACCAGTGCAACTGCTTCTCAGACTTGGATTTCAACTGAGGATGGAGATTCAAGAGGAGCAACTACTGCCCATAGGCTGATGCTTGCACCAATCAATTTTGTCCGCATGCCATTCCAAAAGAAGCCTGTAGTTCTTCCTGTTGAAGGTGTGAATTCACTGTGCCAACTTGTGCACCGAGTCCTGTTGACAGATGAAGAGGCATCATTTGAG GAGCTTGCAAGGGAGAGACTCTACGTAGAAACACTGCAAGAACAGTTGCGTGCTGAGGCAAGAAAAGAGTCCCAAGATAAAGAGAACTCGGTGACAGCAGCTGCAGTGGGTGCATCGTTGGGTGCAGGTCTTGGGCTTGTCTTGGCTGTTGTGATGGGTGCAGCGTCGGCTCTGAGGAAACCTTGA